From Nymphaea colorata isolate Beijing-Zhang1983 chromosome 6, ASM883128v2, whole genome shotgun sequence, a single genomic window includes:
- the LOC116255904 gene encoding putative pentatricopeptide repeat-containing protein At3g15930, protein MRPPMASTLESLPLLPTTIGTTAHHPKNHNHNPSILLLEKCNSIKELRQIHAQFTRNKEHYQAKTFAWHTIIRCYARWNDPRAAAAVYVDMLNNGLRPDNYTFPFVLKAFHRELALDCGKEFHVQIIKYGKDSFSFVQNALIHMYSGCGSLDDARLLLDKSPERDAIAWNPMIAGYIKGKKYEEALSLFSFMNQRFY, encoded by the coding sequence ATGAGGCCGCCCATGGCCTCCACTCTAGAGAGTCTTCCACTACTCCCCACCACCATCGGCACCACTGCCCACCACCCAAAGAATCACAACCACAACCCGTCAATCCTTCTTCTGGAGAAGTGCAATAGCATTAAGGAACTGAGACAAATTCACGCTCAATTCACCCGAAACAAAGAGCATTACCAAGCAAAGACGTTCGCTTGGCACACCATTATCAGATGTTACGCTCGCTGGAACGATCCTagagccgccgccgccgtctaCGTCGACATGCTGAACAATGGATTGCGTCCCGACAACTACACCTTCCCTTTTGTTCTTAAGGCGTTTCATCGAGAATTGGCGTTGGATTGCGGGAAGGAATTTCATGTGCAGATCATAAAATATGGGAAGGATTCGTTCTCTTTCGTGCAGAATGCTCTAATTCATATGTACTCTGGGTGCGGTAGCTTGGACGATGCACGCCTTCTGCTTGATAAAAGTCCTGAACGGGATGCCATTGCTTGGAATCCGATGATTGCTGGGTACATCAAAGGCAAGAAGTACGAGGAAGCGCTTTCGCTCTTCAGTTTCATGAATCAGAGATTTTACTGA
- the LOC116255884 gene encoding leucine-rich repeat extensin-like protein 6 produces the protein MHRSTTTIVFFFFLLLLSPTFTVSTLPVDEELEVAEDKCQHIRVNPSYHFENQRLRRAYIALQAWKRAIFSDPLNLTGNWVGPHVCKYTGVFCSPAVHDPNLTVVAGVDLNHGDIAGYLPSELGLLSDLGLFHINSNRFCGMVPKTFAKMKLLFELDISNNRFSGRFPKVVLDLPHLKYLDIRFNEFEGKVPSSLFDKPLDAIFINNNRFKFTIPSNFGNSPVSVIVLANNGFHGCLPPSITNMSGTLNEIILMNNGLNSCLPPEIGLLGNLTVLDVSFNRLVGSLPGSLGKMKKLEQLNVAHNLFSGKVPESICDLPRLKNFTFSYNFFTGEAPSCLWLPAFDDRRNCLPGRPKQRPPKQCKSFLHHPVDCDSFKCGPVPPVHSPPPPPPPPPPPSHPPPPPPSHPPPPPPPPPSSHPPPPPPPSSHPPPPPPPPSHPPPPPPPSHGSPSPPPPPPPPPPPPPPSQSPTTPSPPYCIRSPPPPPPPTHCPPPPSAHSRPPPPPVHSPPPSPPVHSPAPPAHSSSPPPPVHSLPPPPPCVEPPPSLPPPSLPRPSLPPPSVPPPSLPPPSVPPPSLPPPSLPPPSVPPPSLPPPSVPAPSLPPPSLPPLSPSPPPPPPCVEPPPSTPPPPPPPPPCIEPPPSTPPPPPPSQPCIEPSPSLPPPSLPPPTLSPPSLPQPSHPPPSTPTPYLPPPPPSLSPPPCVEPPPSVAPPPPPPPPCVQPPPSLSPPSLPPPSIPPPSPTRPSLPSPSLQPPSLPPPSTSLPLSPPPQHGCETPPRQPGAPPSYSSPLPPVKGFSYSSPPPPPFY, from the coding sequence ATGCACCGTTCGACTACCAccatcgtcttcttcttctttctcctcctcctcagtCCCACCTTCACCGTCTCCACTCTCCCCGTCGATGAGGAGCTTGAAGTTGCAGAGGACAAATGCCAGCATATACGAGTTAATCCGTCATACCATTTCGAGAACCAGAGGCTAAGGAGGGCCTACATTGCCCTCCAAGCATGGAAAAGGGCCATTTTCTCTGACCCCTTGAATCTCACCGGCAACTGGGTCGGTCCCCATGTGTGCAAATACACAGGAGTTTTCTGCTCCCCGGCTGTTCATGATCCTAACTTGACCGTGGTTGCTGGTGTCGATCTCAACCATGGGGATATTGCTGGCTACCTCCCTTCGGAGCTGGGCCTGCTATCCGACCTCGGCCTCTTCCATATCAACTCCAATCGCTTCTGTGGTATGGTTCCCAAGACCTTTGCCAAGATGAAGCTCCTGTTTGAGTTGGATATCAGCAACAATAGATTCTCCGGCAGGTTTCCTAAGGTGGTTCTAGATCTGCCGCATCTGAAGTACTTGGACATCAGGTTCAATGAGTTCGAGGGCAAGGTGCCTAGCAGCCTCTTTGATAAGCCACTTGACGCCATTTTCATCAACAACAACAGGTTCAAGTTCACCATCCCGTCGAACTTTGGGAATTCACCGGTTTCCGTCATCGTCCTTGCTAACAATGGCTTCCATGGGTGCCTCCCTCCGAGCATTACCAATATGTCTGGGACCTTGAATGAGATCATATTGATGAACAATGGGCTAAACTCTTGCCTGCCGCCCGAGATCGGCCTGCTGGGGAACCTGACTGTGCTGGACGTGAGCTTCAATCGGCTGGTGGGAAGCTTGCCGGGGAGCTTggggaagatgaagaagctggAGCAGCTCAATGTCGCGCACAATTTGTTCTCTGGAAAGGTGCCAGAGAGCATTTGTGATCTGCCGAGGCTGAAGAACTTCACGTTCTCCTACAATTTCTTCACCGGCGAGGCGCCGAGCTGTTTGTGGCTTCCGGCGTTCGACGACCGGCGGAATTGTTTGCCAGGGAGGCCCAAACAGAGGCCGCCGAAGCAATGTAAGTCGTTCCTCCACCATCCTGTTGACTGCGACTCGTTTAAGTGCGGCCCTGTTCCTCCTGTTcactctcctcctcctccgccgccaccaccacctcctccttctcatccaccaccacctcctccttcccatccaccaccaccaccacctccacctccttcttctcatccaccaccaccaccacctccttctTCTCatccaccaccgccaccacctcctccttctCATCCACCACCACCTCCCCCTCCGTCTCATGGTAGTCCTTCTCCcccgccaccgccaccaccacctcctcctccaccaccaccatctcAGTCACCAACGACACCATCACCACCATATTGTATcagatcaccaccaccaccaccgccgcctACTCATTGTCCACCACCCCCTTCGGCGCATTCTCGGCCACCTCCTCCACCGGTGCATTCTccaccgccgtcgccgccgGTACATTCTCCAGCGCCGCCAGCTCATAGTTCGTCACCTCCTCCGCCGGTTCACTCTCTGCCACCTCCACCACCCTGCGTTGAACCACCTCCGTCACTGCCGCCGCCATCACTCCCACGACCATCGCTGCCACCACCGTCGGTACCACCACCATCGCTGCCACCACCGTCGGTACCACCACCATCGCTGCCACCACCATCGCTGCCGCCACCGTCAGTTCCACCTCCGTCGCTGCCGCCGCCGTCAGTACCAGCACCATCGCTGCCACCACCGTCGCTGCCACCTCTATCTCCATCGCCGCCACCTCCACCACCCTGCGTAGAACCGCCCCCATCAAcgccacctccacctccacctccgccGCCCTGCATAGAGCCGCCCCCGTCAACGCCACCTCCGCCTCCACCTTCGCAACCTTGCATAGAACCATCCCCATCGCTGCCGCCACCATCACTACCACCACCGACGCTGTCACCGCCATCACTCCCTCAACCATCGCACCCACCGCCGTCGACACCTACACCATATCTGCCGCCTCCACCGCCATCGCTATCACCTCCACCATGTGTAGAACCACCACCATCAGTGGCACCTCCACCCCCACCTCCGCCTCCCTGCGTACAACCACCACCTTCTTTATCACCCCCTTCATTACCACCACCATCTATACCACCACCGTCACCAACAAGACCATCTCTACCATCACCTTCGCTCCAACCACCGTCACTACCACCGCCGTCAACATCACTGCCTCTGTCGCCGCCACCACAACATGGATGTGAGACACCGCCACGGCAGCCAGGAGCTCCGCCTTCTTACAGCAGCCCCCTCCCGCCAGTCAAGGGCTTCTCGTATAGTTCACCGCCACCGCCTCCTTTCTATTGA